GTGTGCTTGCATATACTCCCTTAActtgaaaaacaaattttaaaaagCGGCAATAGACAAAATACTATCTTGAGACGCCAAGCTTTAAAATATTCAGAATtgatctaagataactcaagaaaaaTGTAATTAGATTTTTGAGAGCTCTTAGTCGCGCACTTTTGCATCtaggatgtttggtgcagtatttctcaagtgaaataTGTTAATGAAATTAACAATTAGTCTTTTGCTTAATGACAACAAACGCCTATTTGAAGAATCCTTACtgttgttgaccaatcaccgataAAGGGGCGTGCACTTCGGCTACCGACCTTTTGGCTTGCCTCGAGTGTACACGAACAGATGAAAAAACCCTTGCTGtagaccaaaacaaacaaaaatgtcacAATGTCGTTATAACATATGCACAAACTGTTTCGGATGGGAAGCATGCGGGCGTGCTATAACCCATTGCTAACCCATTGCCCCTGTGCGTTGTTGACAGGGCCCTGTGGCACTGCGAGGAGATGATCCAGCGCTACAGCCAGGAGACTGGGGTGAACAGTGCCCTGTGCTCAGCGGGCACCGCCCTGCCGTACGCCAGCCACAGCAATGTGGGTAAGGCCGTGGAGGACTGCATGAAGGCCATCATCGGCGTGCTGCTCAACCTCACCCATGACAATGGTgagcgctacacacacacactgtatcatcTGGATATAGATTGTCCTGACCGGGCCAATGCCACTGCGGTGGTTGTAAATTATGATGGTTATTGAGTAAATTTGCATACCTACActatctttttttaaattgtttatttttttatcccttTTTCCgattgtctcattgctgcaactcccgtacagactcaggagaggtgaaaGTCGAGAGCCGTTCATCCTCCGAAACATAACCCAacaaagccgcactgcttcttgacacaatgcccacttaacccggaagccagccacaccaatgtgtcggaggaacacctagcgaccgtgtcagcgtgcactgcgccaggcccgccacaggagtcgctagtgcgcattgggacaaggatatccctgctggccaaaccctcccctaacccgggcgacgctgggccaattgtgcaccgccccatgggtctcccggtcgcgacagagcctggactcgaacccagaatctctaataCCTACACTACGTTGTGCACTCGCCGCTCGTTCATAGAAGTGCTTTAAGATGACACCTAAAGACATTCAGCTTCCCAAAAATGTTATGCACATAACTGTTAAGGTCCCGTCGTAACTTTGTTTTACTAGGGTCGGGGCAATACCAGTATCGCTGTACTTGTTAGCCTCATGGCAAGGAGTCTTAACACAAAGCAggtttaacttctttaggaaaacagctcTAATGAAACAAACGTTGTTGTCATCGTGattcacattttatttattttccaagctatagcacacaatattttaataacagcaggtttttaaaggaccaaagggTTTGGTCTACTTCATGTTTCCATTTATGCTATGGAGAAAATATCGCAGTGCTGGTATCGTCACAGCTGTATGTTCTACCCCttgtgtgtgtagagtggggAAGCACGAAGACAGGCGAGCAGGAGGACATGATCATGACAGCTTTGAACTGTGTGCTCCGCGTCCCACAGTACCTTCATCAGGAGAGGAGGTTCGACATCCGAGTACTGGTGAGCATCATCATTACCCATGTATCACATTGCAGCCATGGCTTTGGTTAGATGGGTTTCCAGGGCCCATATTTATAAAGTGTCTTGGAGTAGGAGATCTAGGACCAGGTCTCTCCTGTCCatgtaattgtgttcattgtGATCTGAAAGgtcactgatcctagatcagcactcaaactctgagacgctttatgaatacgggccctgACTTCCTAGATTTTTCCTGTTGTTTTTGTCCCCAGTTCGATTACCATTCCTCTGTAAGGAACTTACTTGGATGTGTTTCAACTCAACCTAGTTGATAGATAAGGGTCTAAGTGTAGGGGATGATATTGAAGTGTATGTCCATTTTGAGGTGGGATTGtctctgcttcccaaatggcactctattccctttaaagtgcactacttttgacctggacccatagagggtgtaatttgggacacacCTGGTGTCTGCAGGGTCTGGGTCTTAGAGAATGGTACtctaggtgtgtgtatgtctcaagTGCGATGGTTCTCCATGCAGGGTCTGGGTCTGCTGATCAACCTGGTGGAGTACAGTGCCAGGAACCGCCACTGtctgatggagatggagatggacggAGGAGCTCCCTTCAACTCTGTCCTGGTGGCTGACAAAGAGGAGCTCAAGACGGAAGGATCGCTCACTGCCATCGCTGCCCTGGTGCAGGTGGGTTAGAGAGCTGATGTGGTGTGTGTCCGGGCGAGCGTGTTCATAGGTCAGGTTGTGTAGAGACCGCGTACATTTTCAGTGAGCGTTATACGATCTCTCTTAGGCATAGATCTGGAAGGGTGGATGAACTGATTACATGCAAGCGCAAACCTTTCTGACCGTATGTGTTTTGCGCCCTCAGCTCTTCCTCCAGCGGGAACAAGCAGCCATAGCGGCAGAGGCGGAGACGGATGACTTCATCAATGACGTGCCCAAACCCAAGCTGGACCAGAGCGGCGAGTGGCAGGAGTCTGGTGGCGAGATCCAATGGGTGGCCTCGGAGAACAACAACACCAACGCAGTCAGTGAGAAGGAGAAGGCCAAGAAAGAGGAGGAAAATGAGGAGCTAGATCTTACCAAAggtaacctacctggttaaataaaggctaaataaatcAAAACATGTAATAGATCCATACTGACATTAGGTAACTTGAGTAGAACCTATGTTTTGGATTATAAATGAGGCATTGCTGAATCGGATGTTGTCGTAATATTGGCgactctttctcttctccctctgcagcACTGCAGCATGCTGGGAAGCACATGGAGGACAGCATCGTGGCCTCCTACACTGCTCTGCTACTGGGCTGTCTCTGCCAGGGGAGTCCGGTAAGGCAACTCTCCTGACGTTCTGAGCACCACGGCTTCtctaaataatcaaatcaaaggtTTTATATAAAGTGCATTTCAAAAGGTCATTCAAATGaagaagatttaaaaaaatatgtttaaaaaaaaaacacaaaaacagaaGGCAATAAAAGAGATGAATCAAAGATATAACGAATAAGTTTTCTGTAATAACAGTTCCATCATTACATAATGGATGACATGGACCTAGTTTGGGATTGTTCACTAGACACATAGATTTAGGCTACGTTTTCCGTaccattttggtcatttagcagacactctttttCCAGAGGTAGGGAAGGCTTACGAATCCATTGTATACAGAAGCACTTGGCTAGTGCTGAGGTCGCCCTCAGGTATACCTTTCTGAATATTCTGTTCTTTTCCAATGTGCCCAACCTGAACTTCAGATACCCACATCATCATTAAGACACACTCGTCAGCGACGCCTCGTTCGAACATCGGCAGTGAACATCCGTCATTTTAAAAGCCTTTCAGGGACCATCAATGTTTTCCTTCAGAATTGCGGTCTTAAAAGTTTCACGGCCCACTGTCGAGAGGAAAATAAAAGCGGAGTTGATTTTTATCCCTGCTTTAATGGCCTTTTTCTCTTTTGAAGATTGTTATTAGCGATTCAATGATGCCTTGAGAGCTTAGTGCATCTCTAGTAATGGACTCTCTCTCACGGTCTCTCCCAATGGGCCGTTAGGTTGTGATTGATTGTGCCATggtcattatctctctctctgataaaccTCTACCGATCCCAGGCTGTAGTTTTAATCTGGACAGGGGCTCTGTGTTTTAATTCGAAGGTCACACCTCAGACTTCTGTGTCGTGTAAAACAAAATGGTTGTGGCCTGCCTGGTCTAGCGGTCTAAGCAGCTGCCTATCAAACACATACAGCTTCCAGCATGGATTCGATTCCGGCTCTTGTAGCGCTCTCTCCTACGTTAACTCTCTACCACTGTCCTCCCcaataaaacacaaaaaaatgtgggGAGTAGGGTGCCCCACTCCTTTAAAATTAAACCAAAAACTGTTTAGCTTCACTATAGGACTGGATATGTTTTCAATTAAATGAATTCAGAAGTTTTAGCCTTAACTTGCCTGAATACTGCTTTCAAGAGGAAACACCAGCGCAATGGACGGCTGAGTGGATCGGCCGTCCTAGCGCCTCTGACCACAGAACATTTGGAAATCATTTGATTTAAAATTCCCCGACAATTCTACATGCATCACCACCGTTCGTCGACACCCAGCATGTAATCTACTGCACACGGTCAACCTCGGATTTGATGGTTATAGTGACGGCTTGTTTTCCCTCTGAGATGATTACGGACATTTGTTTATCACTAGAATTACTGTTATCTGACACAACATTATGCATCTGCCTGTTGTGGTTTATTTCATCAGAGATTGGAAATGTGAGTAGAACTAACAAAGGATTCTGTGTTGATTCATTTGTCTTCTCTTTCAGATGAATGTGACTACTGTGAGGGAAAACCTGCCCAAAGGAGATTTCTCAATAATGACAGAAATGCTCAAGAAGTTCCTAAATTTCATGAATCTTACTGTAAGTTCTCACATTTTAAAAGATAAAATGTCTGCCTACAAGTGTCTGCTTAAAGGTCTTTTATTGTGGCCTCTTTGTGTCATTGAGCTTGTACAGGCTAATGACTAATATCCCAGTCTGGCCCCTGTAGCCTTATATCTGAATAGGGATTTGTGTGGAGAGAGTGTGTGGTAACTGACCTTTGCTCTATcgttctatccctccctccctctcatcgcTCTCTCCACAGTGTGATGTGGGCACCGCAGGGCAGAAGTCCATCTCTCGGGTCATTGACTATCTGGAGCACTGTTAGAGGCCTGACTCTGTGGGGAGGGACTACACTGGGGGCTGACCGCTCGCTCGCCTCACACAGAGACAaagtccagacacacacacagcctgctaaTAACAACCACCTATCTTCATCTTCGTCAACACCACGTTCACCATACATACTGCGATGGCCTCCCTTCAAACACGCGAGGCCTGAAGCACTGTTTCAGGCCTCCCTTCAAACACGCGAGGCCTGAAGCACTGTTTCAGCATTCCACCGCTCCTATTGTGACGTCTGTTTGGAACAGGAGAACTCTGAGCCGATAACATAAAATAAGGACAACCTTCCGTTTTATATTCTAGACGTTCTGTGTTCCAaacactgtttaaaaaaaaaaaaaatctgttcccTCACAAAATTGTAATTTATGATTCTCAGAATGATATTCATTAAATGCAGATTTTTTGGGGTGGGGTTTGTGACCCTTTCTTCATTCGATACCCCCAATTGTGCTATTCAGGTTGTACATTTTATATAAACTCCTTGTATCCCAAATCGATATGTTGCCTTCTTTCTACATCTGCCACATCCTCCATTGTTTTTTCTGCCTGCTGTAAaagatgtctctctccctgcctccctccctctgtttactTCCGATTTGTCATCAAAGTGCCTGTGTGCctgaacccccccccctcctctgaaACCATAGAAAGCATTCAGCAATGACCCACACAACTGGAATAGGAACGCAAAGCAAAAGCTCTCAGCCCGCTTTGAAATGCTGAAAGCCCCCAGAGCCCAATGGCCCCACTGCACTGAAGCGCTTTTATTGCCTTCACGACTgtcctttttgtgtgtgtgtgtgtgttctaaaaACCTCTGTCGTTGAGTGGAGAGTGTAAAAAGGTTTTAGAAATGAACAAATAGATTTTCTTTCCGTTTCGAAGTACATGGAGTGGCGAGGATGAGAGAATTGCTAGTTTGGTGAGCACCTCACCTCTGTCCAAGTCGATACTTTCGGAGATTGTAGTTCTTCAAGGACAAACCTGAAATGGTCCTCATCTGTAGTTTTCACTAACGTGAGAGAACTACATCATTTTGTCTGTAGCCCCCCTATCATTATTGGTTATGGCCAATGGGAAAGTATGGATGTTTGTCTTTAATTTGTACTGCAGAGACTATTGGGTCTGAATGACCACAGTGCTTCAGCTAGCTGTTAAAGGCTGTAGAACACACAAGTGTTGGTTTTCTGTTTCTGAATAAATACATGCCAGTCTGGCATTAAGTTAtattcttcttcctctcttctatgCTTCAATTTCTTTTTAAGCTTTTCTCCAAAAAATCAACTGGACTAAaaggatacagtatatattttttgctttTTAATTTAAGCACTTGAATTGATAAGAGCGCTGTTGTTCATGAACTGAGCCTCTCGGTTTAACTGTTGCTGTATCCATACTCACTCCGTTCTGAGTTTCATAATGTGATGCCCATTATATAACCAACCTGTTTAATAGCCAGTGTTCTCAGTTTTGTTCAACTCAGGCTTGATTCGGACTGCTATGGGCTGCATGACGTTGTCAGCTAATTCATTGGTTCTATGCTGTTTCCCATAGTTTTCTCCTGTAAAATCCTCTTATCCCAGCTTGAATGCGGAGGTTAGTCTGTCGTGGGGCTGTTTGGGGTTAAGATGTACAGAATTGGGGAGATGAAGTTTCCCCATTTTATTTCCTAAAGTTGCATTCGTTCCCCTTTGTATATTTCCGACATGTTTTTGTTTCTCTTCTAAGACGCGCACGCACACCCACAGCCATGCAGACATTAAAGCTTCAGCCATCTCCATGCACACACCCTCATCAATACTTTCTAAGCTGTTAAGCCTCTTGTATTTCAATCTGATGTACGCTGTAGTCGGGAGCCACACCAgtcgtttttttgttttgttttttttagctTAATTAACACTTCTGAAGTTTACAAGAGCTTTATTCACAAATCTGGAAATGGATGGAACAATgtaaatacttttgtaaatattgCCTATTGGAAATTTAGAAATGGTAGACTACTTTTCTGAATCCAATCCAATTATTTTATACAGCATTTTCAGTTGTGTTATTTGAAAGACAGATTTAAAAAGGTGTAAAAAGCCAAATGCAGGAACATGCTCTTTGTACCAATTTCAAGAATGTCTTTGGTTACTTGTATATAATTTTAACTTGAATAAAAATTGCTACTTTCAGTACATCTGTGTCTGATACTTTTGTTATGTTTTGGAATAATATATTGCTCTTTTATGCAGCATAAACTGCCCCTATAACTTTCAGACGTGCAAAAGTAGACCGAACTGTGAGGGGGAGAAAAAGTCAGATGCCAAATTGttaaaatgtgtttttacttGAGCCAGATAATCTACATAGGGTATCAAACACGaatcaacatgtttttttatgaAAAGAAAATAAACAATTACGAAGCACAAATAAAACCAGTTATTTTGTGCCACTAGTTCTCTCCCACAGGTTCATAAACCCTCTAAGCTCTGCCTTCTGGTCTTCGCAGGGCGCACGCATCACGTTCCCACTGTCTCTACATGCGGTATCGTATGCACCTGGCCCAGGTAGCTCAACAGTTGAGTCTTCTGTATCGTTCACTGTTGGCATGCCAGTTGGGGCCGTGCGCACTAGCTCGGTGCTCTCAAGTTCAGTGGTGCTGAAATCCGTGCCGCAGGGCCTGTCCTGCAACAACTCGCTGAGCGTCGATATGTATATCTGCGCCATCTGAAGAGTCTCTGACTTGGACAGCTTCTTGTCGCTCTCCAGGTTGGGGATGACGCTCCTGAGGCGGTCGAATGCGACATTGAGCCCGAGCATCCTCCTCCTCTCGCGGGAGTTTGCAGCCATACGCCGACGCCTTTGCGCTCTATCGATGGTGCTCCGGTCCTGCTCAATGTATCTGAGCCCTGGCAATCTGAGCTCCACAATAGCGCACGGGTCACACTTTCCCCTGCGCTCTGCCCTCTCTTCTATCCAACTGGTCTGCACAAGAGCTCCATGTGGACCGTCTATACGATGCGCTTGCACTTTCAAATCCGCACCAGTGTCTGCGTCTCTGGAGATAAATGGCACAAAGAGACTTTTGCGGCGTGGCATTGTCCTGAGTAGGGTGTAGATTCAACGGTGCAGACGTGTAACTGAACTTCTAGACCCGTCCCTTAAAGTTTTGGGTGTGAAGGGGAGCATTTATTGACAAACGCCAGAGCTTGTGAGGATGCTATGGGCGTGGCGAGGGTCGTGTGCACGTAATGAATAGAGTTGGATCCCTTTGATAATGTCAGCAGGAAGTCTATTAACCAAGTTCATCAAAAGTGGATTAGGTCCATCTGAGTGATTACTGGGTGCACGGGGCTTGGCTCTGGGGAGGCGTGTGATCAGGCCACTTTTAGAGCTCGTTGTctattcattattttattaagATTTAGGCTAATGGCAGAGCATAGGTTATGGATGTCTTGTTATTTCTGCAAAAAAAATAACTGAATTAAAACATACCTTTTTGATCATTGCAACCATGGAATAATATaaattgtaataaaataatatagGCCTTTATGAGATATCCTGActacaaacactacagcatcttcacaaagtgaTTTGCAGGCCTGATATTTGAAATCAAGGTTCTAGCCTCACGCTCACAGAAGAGAGGAAAACCTTGGGTGAAATAATGATACATAAATGTGTCTAAAAAGCGACATTAACAGCAGGCTAATTGACTTGCCACATACGCAGTGCTTAAACTAATCCGTTTACCGGTGCCCACTAAAGAGACGTGACCCGTCTTCTCCGCGCACATTGTAACTGCGGTAACGCGTTTCATACCACAGCCTCTCCAAAAAACA
This region of Oncorhynchus tshawytscha isolate Ot180627B linkage group LG25, Otsh_v2.0, whole genome shotgun sequence genomic DNA includes:
- the atoh1c gene encoding neurogenin-1, translated to MPRRKSLFVPFISRDADTGADLKVQAHRIDGPHGALVQTSWIEERAERRGKCDPCAIVELRLPGLRYIEQDRSTIDRAQRRRRMAANSRERRRMLGLNVAFDRLRSVIPNLESDKKLSKSETLQMAQIYISTLSELLQDRPCGTDFSTTELESTELVRTAPTGMPTVNDTEDSTVELPGPGAYDTACRDSGNVMRAPCEDQKAELRGFMNLWERTSGTK